The Micromonospora sp. NBC_00421 genome contains a region encoding:
- a CDS encoding amino acid ABC transporter ATP-binding protein produces the protein MSELIPGQPGAPAAESRAGGSEVMVRAEQVHKSFGSLEVLKGIDLEVRAGEVCCLLGPSGSGKSTFLRCINHLEKINAGSIRVDGELIGYRERGGKLHEMREKEVAAQRRAIGMVFQRFNLFPHMTVLGNVVEAPVLLGREKKVAARERAAQLLERVGLGDKLGAYPGQLSGGQQQRVAIARALAMRPKLMLFDEPTSALDPELVGEVLDVMKDLARDGMTMIVVTHEIGFAREVGDTLVFMDGGVVVESGDPREVIANPRHERTRAFLAKVL, from the coding sequence ATGAGTGAGCTGATTCCCGGCCAGCCTGGTGCGCCGGCCGCCGAGTCACGGGCCGGCGGGTCCGAGGTGATGGTCCGGGCCGAGCAGGTGCACAAGTCGTTCGGGTCCCTGGAGGTGCTCAAGGGCATCGACCTGGAGGTCCGCGCGGGGGAGGTGTGCTGCCTGCTGGGGCCGTCCGGCTCCGGCAAGTCCACGTTCCTGCGCTGCATCAACCACCTGGAGAAGATCAACGCCGGGTCGATCCGGGTGGACGGCGAGCTGATCGGCTACCGGGAGCGCGGCGGCAAGCTGCACGAGATGCGGGAGAAGGAGGTGGCCGCGCAGCGACGGGCGATCGGCATGGTGTTCCAGCGGTTCAACCTCTTCCCGCACATGACGGTGCTGGGCAACGTGGTCGAGGCGCCGGTGCTGCTGGGCCGGGAGAAGAAGGTGGCGGCCCGGGAACGGGCCGCGCAGCTGCTGGAGCGGGTGGGGCTGGGCGACAAGCTCGGCGCGTACCCCGGTCAGCTCTCCGGCGGGCAGCAGCAGCGGGTGGCGATCGCCCGCGCGCTGGCCATGCGGCCGAAGCTGATGCTCTTCGACGAGCCGACCAGCGCGCTCGACCCGGAACTGGTCGGCGAGGTGCTGGACGTGATGAAGGACCTGGCCCGGGACGGGATGACCATGATCGTGGTGACCCACGAGATCGGCTTCGCCCGGGAGGTCGGCGACACGCTGGTCTTCATGGACGGCGGCGTGGTGGTCGAGTCCGGCGACCCGCGCGAGGTGATCGCCAACCCGCGGCACGAGCGGACCAGGGCGTTCCTGGCCAAGGTGCTCTGA
- the polA gene encoding DNA polymerase I, producing the protein MTATTPRLLLVDGHSLAYRAFFALPVENFSTTTGQPTNAVYGFTSMLINVLRDEQPTHIVVAFDVSRHSFRTDKYAEYKAGRSETPSDFKGQVSLVKEVLDALRVPVVEQPGYEADDVIATLACQARDQGMQVLISTGDRDAFQLVGDTVTVLYPRKGVSDLARMDPAAIEAKYGVGPERYRDLAALVGETSDNLPGVPGVGPKTAAKWITMYGGVEGVIAHADEIKGKAGDSLRERLADVIRNYEINCLVSDLELPIRPEDARWQGWDREAVHQVFDTLQFRILRDRLYQYLEAVEPEAEAGFDLTAEVLTAPGALTGWLATHAPVGTQVGVAVKTPAKPKDPRERYEPQLEALAFALATGPAAWLDPTTLAEDDERALAGWLADLRQPKVLHDSKHARLAFAARGWSLAGVARDTELAAYLARPDQRSYDLTDLALRYLHRELRVDAPETGQLTFDGLGDDGEAEQNLMLQARATLDLAEAIDAELSRDGEQSARLMAEVELPLSEVLAAMQRVGIGADLDYLQELEAHFAGEVKSAAQSAYASVGREFNLGSPKQLQELLFGELGLPKTKKIKTGYTTDADALQWLHAQNPHPVLEHLLRHRDVAKLKTTVDGLLKSVADDGRIHTTFKQTVAATGRLSSTDPNLQNIPIRTEEGRRIRRAFVVGEGYQTLLTADYSQIEMRIMAHLSLDEALIEAFNSGHDFHAATASSVFEVPVGEVTPDQRRKIKAMNYGLAYGLSAFGLSQQLGITAEEARGLMENYFTGFGGVRDYLHEVVARARQDGYTSTVLGRRRYLPDLVSDNRQRRDMAERMALNAPIQGSAADIIKVAMLRVDTALRDAGLRSRMLLQVHDELVFEVAPGEREALEALVRQEMGAAYPLSVPLEVSVGEGRDWNSADH; encoded by the coding sequence GTGACAGCTACGACGCCGCGCCTGCTTCTCGTCGACGGACACTCCCTGGCATACCGGGCGTTCTTCGCTCTGCCGGTGGAGAACTTCTCCACCACGACCGGGCAGCCGACCAACGCGGTCTACGGCTTCACCTCGATGCTGATCAACGTGCTCCGCGACGAGCAGCCGACCCACATCGTGGTCGCCTTCGACGTGTCCCGGCACTCCTTCCGCACCGATAAGTACGCGGAGTACAAGGCCGGCCGCAGCGAGACCCCGTCCGACTTCAAGGGTCAGGTCAGCCTGGTCAAGGAGGTCCTCGACGCGCTGCGCGTCCCGGTCGTCGAGCAACCGGGCTACGAGGCCGACGACGTCATCGCCACCCTCGCCTGCCAGGCTCGCGACCAGGGCATGCAGGTGCTGATCAGCACCGGCGACCGGGACGCCTTCCAGCTCGTCGGCGACACCGTCACAGTGCTCTACCCCCGCAAGGGCGTCTCCGACCTGGCCCGGATGGATCCGGCCGCGATCGAGGCGAAGTACGGCGTCGGCCCGGAGCGTTACCGCGACCTGGCCGCCCTGGTCGGCGAGACCAGTGACAACCTGCCCGGCGTCCCCGGCGTCGGCCCCAAGACGGCCGCCAAGTGGATCACCATGTACGGCGGGGTCGAGGGCGTGATCGCCCACGCCGACGAGATCAAGGGCAAGGCCGGCGACAGCCTGCGCGAGCGGCTCGCCGACGTGATCCGCAACTACGAGATCAACTGCCTGGTCTCCGACCTGGAGCTGCCGATCCGCCCCGAGGACGCCCGCTGGCAGGGCTGGGACCGGGAGGCCGTGCACCAGGTCTTCGACACCCTCCAGTTCCGCATCCTGCGCGACCGGTTGTATCAGTACCTTGAGGCGGTGGAGCCCGAGGCCGAGGCCGGCTTCGACCTGACCGCCGAGGTGCTCACCGCGCCCGGCGCGTTGACCGGCTGGCTCGCCACCCACGCCCCGGTCGGCACCCAGGTCGGCGTGGCGGTGAAGACGCCGGCCAAGCCGAAGGACCCCCGCGAGCGTTACGAGCCGCAGCTGGAGGCGCTGGCGTTCGCGCTGGCCACCGGTCCGGCGGCGTGGCTCGACCCGACGACGTTGGCAGAGGACGACGAACGCGCCCTGGCCGGCTGGCTGGCCGACCTGCGGCAGCCGAAGGTGCTGCACGACAGCAAGCACGCCCGGCTGGCGTTCGCCGCGCGTGGCTGGTCGCTGGCCGGGGTCGCCCGGGACACCGAGCTCGCCGCCTACCTGGCCCGCCCCGACCAGCGCTCCTACGACCTGACCGACCTCGCGCTGCGCTACCTGCACCGCGAGCTGCGGGTCGACGCACCCGAGACCGGGCAGCTCACCTTCGACGGCCTCGGTGACGACGGCGAGGCCGAGCAGAACCTGATGCTCCAGGCACGGGCCACCCTCGACCTGGCCGAGGCGATCGACGCCGAGCTGTCCCGCGACGGCGAGCAGTCCGCCCGGCTGATGGCCGAGGTCGAGCTGCCGCTGTCCGAGGTGCTGGCCGCGATGCAGCGCGTCGGCATCGGTGCCGACCTGGACTACCTCCAGGAGCTGGAGGCGCACTTCGCCGGCGAGGTGAAGTCCGCCGCGCAGAGCGCGTACGCCTCGGTGGGGCGGGAGTTCAACCTGGGCTCACCCAAGCAGCTCCAGGAGCTGCTCTTCGGGGAGCTGGGGCTGCCGAAGACCAAGAAGATCAAGACCGGCTACACCACCGACGCCGACGCGCTCCAGTGGCTGCACGCCCAGAACCCGCACCCGGTGCTGGAGCACCTGCTGCGGCACCGGGACGTGGCGAAGCTCAAGACCACAGTCGACGGCCTGCTCAAGTCGGTCGCCGACGACGGTCGCATCCACACCACGTTCAAGCAGACCGTGGCGGCCACCGGCCGGCTCTCCTCCACCGACCCCAATCTGCAGAACATCCCGATCCGCACCGAGGAGGGGCGGCGCATCCGTCGGGCCTTCGTGGTGGGGGAGGGCTACCAGACCCTGCTCACCGCCGACTACAGCCAGATCGAAATGCGGATCATGGCGCACCTGTCGTTGGACGAGGCGCTGATCGAGGCGTTCAACTCCGGCCACGACTTCCACGCCGCCACCGCGTCCTCGGTCTTCGAGGTCCCGGTCGGTGAGGTCACCCCCGACCAGCGCCGCAAGATCAAGGCGATGAACTACGGCCTGGCGTACGGGCTGAGCGCCTTCGGCCTGTCCCAGCAGCTCGGCATCACCGCCGAGGAGGCCCGGGGGCTGATGGAGAACTACTTCACCGGTTTCGGCGGGGTGCGCGACTACCTGCACGAGGTGGTGGCCCGGGCCCGCCAGGACGGCTACACCTCCACCGTCCTGGGTCGCCGCCGCTACCTGCCCGACCTGGTGAGCGACAACCGGCAGCGCCGGGACATGGCCGAGCGGATGGCGCTCAACGCCCCCATCCAGGGCTCGGCGGCCGACATCATCAAGGTCGCCATGCTGCGCGTGGACACCGCGCTGCGCGACGCCGGGCTCCGGTCCCGCATGCTGCTCCAGGTGCACGACGAGTTGGTCTTCGAGGTCGCCCCCGGTGAGCGGGAGGCGTTGGAGGCGCTGGTCCGGCAGGAGATGGGTGCGGCGTACCCGCTGTCCGTGCCGCTGGAGGTCTCCGTCGGCGAGGGCCGGGACTGGAACAGCGCCGACCACTAG
- a CDS encoding isochorismatase family protein, whose protein sequence is MSTLTDRPHTALLVVDVQNGVVAGAYRRDEVVANIGGLVERARHERVPVVWVQHSDAQLVRGGDDWRIVPELVPGDTEPLVEKRYGDSFEDTPLESVLAGLGVGRLVVAGAQTDACVRSTLHGAFVRGYDTTLVSDAHTTEDLTAWGAPPPAQVVAHTNLYWSHQSAPGRTAGTVESKDVDFAAPA, encoded by the coding sequence ATGAGCACACTCACCGACCGACCGCACACCGCGCTGCTCGTCGTCGACGTGCAGAACGGCGTGGTCGCGGGGGCCTACCGGCGCGACGAGGTAGTCGCCAACATCGGCGGGCTGGTGGAGCGGGCCCGGCACGAGCGGGTGCCGGTCGTCTGGGTGCAGCACTCCGACGCCCAACTCGTCAGGGGTGGTGACGACTGGCGGATCGTCCCCGAGCTGGTTCCGGGTGACACCGAGCCACTTGTCGAGAAGCGGTACGGCGACTCCTTCGAGGACACTCCCCTGGAGTCGGTGCTGGCCGGGCTGGGGGTCGGGAGACTCGTCGTGGCCGGTGCGCAGACCGACGCGTGCGTCCGGTCGACGCTGCACGGCGCGTTCGTCCGCGGCTACGACACCACGCTGGTCAGCGACGCCCACACCACGGAGGACCTGACGGCCTGGGGCGCCCCGCCGCCGGCGCAGGTCGTCGCCCACACCAACCTCTACTGGTCCCACCAGTCGGCCCCGGGCCGTACGGCCGGCACGGTCGAGTCGAAGGACGTCGACTTCGCCGCTCCGGCCTGA
- a CDS encoding class I SAM-dependent methyltransferase produces the protein MDDDDRVLRRRVGDTETRRANRGWWDDDADDYQAEHGTFLGEVDFRWCPEGLREADARLLGDVTGRRVLEVGCGAASCARWLATQGARPVAFDLSAGMLRHASRAARTSGVRVPLVQADALALPFVEASFDIACTAFGAIPFVDDSATVMAEVHRVLRPGGRWVFSVTHPMRWIFLDDPGEGGLTAVHSYFDRSPYVEQDERGVASYVEQHRTLGDRIRELVDAGFRLLDLVEPEWPAEHRQTWGQWSPLRGRLFPGTAIFVAEKPSPG, from the coding sequence CTGGACGATGACGACCGGGTGCTCCGACGCCGGGTGGGCGACACGGAGACGCGCCGGGCCAACCGCGGCTGGTGGGACGACGATGCCGACGACTACCAGGCCGAACACGGCACGTTCCTCGGCGAGGTGGACTTCCGTTGGTGCCCGGAGGGGCTCCGTGAGGCCGACGCGCGGCTGCTCGGCGACGTGACCGGGCGGCGGGTCCTGGAGGTCGGTTGCGGGGCCGCGTCCTGCGCCCGCTGGCTGGCCACCCAGGGCGCGCGCCCGGTCGCCTTCGACCTCTCCGCCGGCATGTTGCGGCACGCCTCCCGCGCCGCCCGCACCAGCGGGGTACGCGTTCCGCTGGTGCAGGCCGACGCCCTGGCCCTGCCCTTCGTCGAGGCGTCCTTCGACATCGCCTGTACGGCCTTCGGAGCGATCCCGTTCGTCGACGACTCGGCCACGGTGATGGCCGAGGTGCACCGGGTGCTGCGCCCCGGCGGACGCTGGGTCTTCTCGGTGACCCACCCGATGCGCTGGATATTCCTCGACGACCCGGGCGAGGGCGGGCTGACCGCCGTGCACTCGTACTTCGACCGCTCGCCCTACGTGGAGCAGGACGAGCGCGGGGTGGCCAGCTACGTGGAGCAGCACCGGACCCTCGGTGACCGGATCCGGGAGCTGGTCGACGCCGGTTTCCGCCTGCTCGACCTGGTGGAACCGGAGTGGCCGGCGGAGCACCGGCAGACCTGGGGGCAGTGGAGCCCGTTGCGCGGGCGGCTCTTCCCCGGCACCGCCATCTTCGTCGCCGAGAAGCCGTCCCCCGGCTGA
- the rpsA gene encoding 30S ribosomal protein S1, whose protein sequence is MTSSIEAPSSATRVTHDDLGSEEAFLAAIDETIKYFNDGDIVEGTVVKVDRDEVLLDIGYKTEGVIPSRELSIKHDVDPAEVVSVGDHIEALVLQKEDKEGRLILSKKRAQYERAWGTIEKIKDEDGVVRGSVIEVVKGGLILDIGLRGFLPASLVEMRRVRDLQPYVGRELEAKIIELDKNRNNVVLSRRAWLEQTQSEVRTEFLNKLQKGQVRKGVVSSIVNFGAFVDLGGVDGLVHVSELSWKHIDHPSEVVEVGQEVEVEVLDVDLDRERVSLSLKATQEDPWRQFARTHAIQQIVPGKVTKLVPFGAFVRVDDGIEGLVHISELAERHVEIPEQVVQVGSEVMVKVIDIDLERRRISLSLKQANEGFVEGEEHFDPTLYGMAATYDTEGNYIYPEGFDPETGEWLEGYDKQRETWENQYAEARQRWEAHTKQVQTSRAADAEAAANPAPPVATGGGTTTSTSSSTPSRQAEEPAGTLATDEALAALREKLAGGK, encoded by the coding sequence ATGACGAGCAGCATCGAGGCCCCCTCGAGCGCCACCCGGGTCACCCACGACGATCTCGGTTCCGAGGAGGCTTTCCTCGCCGCGATCGACGAGACCATCAAGTACTTCAATGACGGCGACATTGTCGAAGGCACCGTCGTCAAGGTCGATCGGGACGAGGTCCTGCTCGACATCGGCTACAAGACCGAGGGTGTGATCCCCTCTCGGGAGTTGTCGATCAAGCACGATGTGGACCCCGCCGAGGTCGTCTCGGTCGGTGACCACATCGAGGCCCTGGTCCTCCAGAAGGAGGACAAGGAGGGGCGTCTGATCCTCTCCAAGAAGCGGGCGCAGTACGAGCGGGCCTGGGGCACGATCGAGAAGATCAAGGACGAGGACGGCGTCGTCCGCGGTTCGGTCATCGAGGTGGTCAAGGGTGGCCTCATCCTCGACATCGGGCTGCGCGGCTTCCTGCCCGCCTCCCTGGTCGAGATGCGGCGGGTGCGTGACCTGCAGCCGTACGTCGGCCGCGAGCTCGAAGCCAAGATCATCGAGCTGGACAAGAACCGCAACAACGTGGTCCTGTCCCGCCGGGCCTGGCTGGAGCAGACGCAGTCCGAGGTGCGCACCGAGTTCCTCAACAAGCTCCAGAAGGGCCAGGTCCGCAAGGGCGTCGTCTCGTCGATCGTCAACTTCGGCGCGTTCGTCGACCTGGGCGGCGTGGACGGCCTGGTGCACGTCTCCGAGCTGTCCTGGAAGCACATCGACCACCCGTCCGAGGTCGTCGAGGTGGGCCAGGAGGTCGAGGTCGAGGTCCTGGACGTCGACCTGGACCGCGAGCGGGTCTCGCTGTCGCTGAAGGCGACCCAGGAGGACCCGTGGCGGCAGTTCGCCCGTACCCACGCGATCCAGCAGATCGTGCCGGGTAAGGTCACCAAGCTCGTCCCGTTCGGCGCGTTCGTCCGGGTGGACGACGGCATCGAGGGCCTGGTCCACATCTCCGAGCTGGCCGAGCGCCACGTGGAGATCCCGGAGCAGGTCGTCCAGGTGGGCTCCGAGGTGATGGTCAAGGTCATCGACATCGACCTGGAGCGTCGCCGGATCTCGCTGTCGCTCAAGCAGGCCAACGAGGGCTTCGTCGAGGGCGAGGAGCACTTCGACCCGACCCTCTACGGCATGGCCGCGACGTACGACACCGAGGGCAACTACATCTACCCGGAGGGCTTCGACCCGGAGACGGGCGAGTGGCTCGAGGGGTACGACAAGCAGCGCGAGACCTGGGAGAACCAGTACGCCGAGGCGCGTCAGCGGTGGGAGGCCCACACCAAGCAGGTGCAGACCTCCCGCGCCGCCGACGCCGAGGCCGCTGCCAACCCGGCTCCGCCCGTGGCCACCGGTGGTGGCACCACCACCTCGACCAGCTCGTCGACCCCGAGCCGGCAGGCCGAGGAGCCGGCCGGCACCCTGGCCACCGACGAGGCGCTCGCCGCGCTGCGGGAGAAGCTCGCCGGCGGCAAGTGA
- the coaE gene encoding dephospho-CoA kinase gives MLRVGLTGGIGSGKSAVAARLAERGAVIVDSDRIAREVVAPGSEGLAEIVAAFTDRVLTVDGALDRAALGAMVFADGAARRRLEEITHPRVRARSAELSAAAPSDAVVVNDVPLLVEVGLAPTYHLVVVVRTAVATRLERLARDRGMTRAEAERRIAAQADDARRRAAADVLLDNDGGLDELHAAVDALWRDRLLPYERNVRDQRAVREGPVVLTEPDPTWPQQYARLAARIRHALAPADLRIDHVGSTAVPGLAGRDVIDVQVTVPSLAEADGPLAQRLADAGFPRVPGDRWDSPRSAGGEGWTGTEVGAPGEDWAAGEGRAGRVGHEGWEKRLHGGADPGRPVEVHLRVAGSPGWRHALLMRDHLRADPDHRAAYLLVKRELAASAPDGAGSATAADPWFDEEYLRAEAWAAQTGWRP, from the coding sequence GTGTTGAGGGTGGGGTTGACCGGTGGCATCGGGTCCGGCAAGAGCGCGGTGGCGGCCCGGCTGGCCGAGCGGGGCGCGGTGATCGTCGACTCCGACCGGATCGCCCGGGAGGTGGTCGCGCCGGGCAGCGAAGGGCTGGCCGAGATCGTCGCCGCCTTCACCGACCGGGTGTTGACCGTCGACGGGGCGCTGGACCGGGCGGCGCTGGGCGCGATGGTCTTCGCCGACGGGGCCGCCCGTCGCCGGCTGGAGGAGATCACCCATCCCCGGGTACGCGCCCGGTCCGCCGAGCTGTCCGCCGCGGCGCCTTCCGACGCGGTGGTGGTCAACGACGTACCGCTGCTGGTGGAGGTGGGACTCGCGCCGACGTACCACCTGGTGGTGGTGGTGCGGACGGCCGTGGCCACCCGGCTGGAGCGGTTGGCGCGGGACCGGGGGATGACCCGGGCGGAGGCCGAGCGGCGGATCGCCGCCCAGGCCGACGACGCCCGCCGCCGCGCCGCCGCCGACGTGCTGCTCGACAACGACGGCGGCCTCGACGAACTGCACGCCGCCGTGGACGCCCTCTGGCGGGACCGGCTGCTGCCCTACGAGCGCAACGTGCGCGACCAACGTGCGGTCCGGGAGGGACCGGTGGTGCTGACCGAGCCGGACCCGACCTGGCCGCAGCAGTACGCCCGGCTGGCCGCCCGCATCCGGCACGCGCTCGCCCCGGCCGACCTGCGGATCGACCATGTCGGCTCCACTGCCGTCCCGGGGTTGGCCGGCCGGGACGTCATCGACGTGCAGGTCACCGTGCCGTCACTGGCCGAGGCGGACGGTCCGTTGGCGCAGCGGCTCGCCGACGCCGGCTTCCCGAGGGTGCCCGGGGACCGGTGGGACAGCCCCCGGTCGGCGGGTGGCGAGGGTTGGACAGGCACTGAGGTCGGAGCACCAGGGGAGGATTGGGCAGCCGGCGAGGGCCGGGCGGGTCGGGTGGGCCACGAGGGTTGGGAGAAGCGGTTGCACGGCGGTGCCGACCCGGGTCGGCCGGTCGAGGTGCACCTGCGGGTGGCGGGTTCCCCCGGTTGGCGGCACGCGCTGCTGATGCGTGACCACCTGCGTGCCGATCCCGATCATCGGGCTGCCTACCTGCTGGTGAAACGGGAGTTGGCAGCGTCGGCACCGGACGGCGCGGGCTCCGCCACCGCCGCCGACCCGTGGTTCGACGAGGAGTACCTGCGGGCCGAGGCCTGGGCTGCGCAGACCGGCTGGCGCCCCTGA
- the uvrB gene encoding excinuclease ABC subunit UvrB, with protein sequence MALDIPRLDGRFQVVSDFQPAGDQPAAIDDLERRVRRGDRNTVLLGATGTGKSATTAWLVERLQRPTLVLAPNKTLCAQLAKEFSELLPHNSVEYFVSYYDYYQPEAYIPQTDTYIEKDSSINEEVERLRHKATMSLLTRRDTIVVATVSAIYGLGTPEEYLDRAVRVTIGQELDRDQLLRRLVDIQYTRNDMAFQRGTFRVRGDTLEIIPAYEELAVRIELFGDEVEKLYYLNPLTGDVVKEVDHLLIFPATHYAAGPERMERATRDIEAELGERLAELERQGKLLEAQRLRMRTTYDLEMMRQVGFCSGIENYSMHIDGRLPGSPPHCLLDYFPDDFLTVVDESHVTIPQIGGMFEGDASRKRMLIDHGFRLPSAADNRPLRFDEFLERVGQVVYLSATPGPWEMEQAQGEFVEQVIRPTGLIDPEVVIKPTKGQIDDLMHEIKLRTERDERVLVTTLTKKMAEDLSDYLLENGIRVRYLHSEVDTLRRVELLRELRKGDYDVLVGINLLREGLDLPEVSLVAILDADKEGFLRSGRSLIQTIGRAARNVSGQVHMYADKITPSMAAAIDETNRRRAKQTAHNEAHGISPEPLRKKIHDILDDIYREAEDTEASRVGGAARQLSRGKAPVKETRSRSRTTAGAPSREGMARADLAQLIQELNDQMLAAARELQFELAARIRDEVADLKKELRGMDAAGVK encoded by the coding sequence ATGGCGCTCGACATTCCCCGGCTCGACGGTCGCTTCCAGGTCGTCAGCGACTTCCAGCCGGCCGGTGACCAGCCGGCAGCCATCGACGACCTTGAGCGCCGGGTCCGGCGTGGCGACCGGAACACCGTGCTGCTCGGCGCCACCGGCACCGGTAAGAGCGCCACCACGGCGTGGCTGGTCGAGCGGCTGCAACGGCCGACCCTGGTGCTCGCCCCCAACAAGACGCTCTGCGCCCAGCTGGCCAAGGAGTTCAGCGAGCTGCTCCCGCACAACTCGGTGGAGTACTTCGTCTCCTACTACGACTACTACCAGCCCGAGGCGTACATCCCGCAGACCGACACCTACATCGAGAAGGACTCCTCGATCAACGAGGAGGTCGAGCGGCTGCGGCACAAGGCGACGATGTCGCTGCTCACCCGGCGGGACACGATCGTGGTGGCCACCGTCTCGGCCATCTACGGCCTGGGCACCCCGGAGGAATACCTCGACCGGGCCGTCCGGGTCACCATCGGGCAGGAACTCGACCGCGACCAGCTGCTACGTCGGCTGGTCGACATCCAGTACACCCGCAACGACATGGCCTTCCAGCGGGGCACCTTCCGGGTCCGGGGCGACACCCTGGAGATCATCCCGGCGTACGAGGAGCTGGCGGTCCGGATCGAGCTCTTCGGGGACGAGGTGGAGAAGCTCTACTACCTCAACCCGCTCACCGGTGACGTGGTCAAGGAGGTCGACCACCTGCTGATCTTCCCGGCCACCCACTACGCGGCCGGTCCGGAGCGGATGGAGCGGGCCACCCGGGACATCGAGGCCGAGCTGGGGGAGCGGCTGGCCGAGCTGGAGCGGCAGGGCAAGCTGCTGGAGGCGCAACGGCTGCGGATGCGGACCACCTACGACCTGGAGATGATGCGTCAGGTCGGGTTCTGCTCCGGCATCGAGAACTACTCCATGCACATCGACGGCCGGCTGCCCGGCAGTCCGCCGCACTGCCTGCTCGACTACTTCCCGGACGACTTCCTCACCGTGGTCGACGAGTCCCACGTCACCATTCCGCAGATCGGCGGCATGTTCGAGGGCGACGCGTCGCGCAAGCGGATGCTGATTGACCACGGTTTCCGGCTGCCCAGCGCCGCCGACAACCGCCCGTTGCGCTTCGACGAGTTCCTGGAACGGGTCGGCCAGGTGGTCTACCTGTCGGCCACCCCCGGTCCGTGGGAGATGGAACAGGCCCAGGGCGAGTTCGTCGAGCAGGTCATCCGCCCCACCGGTCTGATCGATCCGGAGGTCGTGATCAAGCCGACCAAGGGCCAGATCGACGATCTGATGCACGAGATCAAGTTGCGTACCGAGCGGGACGAGCGGGTGCTGGTCACCACGCTGACCAAGAAGATGGCCGAGGACCTGTCCGACTACCTGCTGGAGAACGGCATCCGGGTGCGTTACCTGCACTCCGAGGTCGACACCCTGCGCCGGGTGGAGCTGCTGCGCGAGCTGCGCAAGGGCGACTACGACGTGCTGGTCGGCATCAACCTCCTCCGGGAGGGTCTCGACCTGCCCGAGGTCTCCCTGGTGGCGATCCTGGACGCCGACAAGGAGGGTTTCCTGCGCAGTGGCCGGTCGTTGATCCAGACCATCGGCCGGGCCGCCCGTAACGTCTCCGGCCAGGTGCACATGTACGCCGACAAGATCACCCCGTCGATGGCGGCGGCGATCGACGAGACCAACCGCCGTCGGGCCAAGCAGACCGCGCACAACGAGGCGCACGGGATCAGCCCCGAGCCGCTGCGCAAGAAGATCCACGACATCCTCGACGACATCTACCGCGAGGCGGAGGACACCGAGGCTTCCCGGGTCGGCGGGGCCGCCCGTCAGCTCTCCCGGGGCAAGGCCCCGGTCAAGGAGACCCGCAGCCGCAGTCGGACCACCGCCGGGGCGCCCTCCCGGGAGGGGATGGCCCGAGCCGACCTGGCGCAGCTCATCCAGGAGCTCAACGACCAGATGCTCGCCGCCGCCCGGGAGTTGCAGTTCGAGCTGGCCGCCCGGATCCGCGACGAGGTCGCCGACCTCAAGAAGGAACTGCGCGGGATGGACGCCGCCGGGGTGAAGTGA
- a CDS encoding helix-turn-helix domain-containing protein, translated as MLDEVCVGVPAGRLRPFVGGYLGYREGAARHPARLEGTPPPLVRHEAAGAFVVLVLGWGAPLDVVDPRSTARSAYRVDSFVAGPYDGYCTTSTMGAGAGVQLLLTPPAARRILGVPLGELANRAVPVDRLPDPWLDRLRIRLAEAPDWPRRFALLDTALGARLAVTDPIDPRLDRAWGLLTGSAGRIGIGGLADEVGWSRRHLSARFGRELGFPPKATARLLRFQRAYAALGRELVLRPTSVEADPPGPGGWAELAVRCGYYDQSHLIREFREFAGVTPAALGQPGSHSSNPG; from the coding sequence ATGCTGGACGAGGTGTGCGTCGGGGTGCCGGCCGGCCGGTTGCGTCCATTCGTGGGCGGCTACCTGGGCTACCGGGAAGGCGCGGCGCGGCACCCGGCACGCCTGGAGGGCACACCGCCGCCACTGGTCCGGCACGAGGCGGCCGGTGCCTTCGTGGTGCTCGTCCTCGGTTGGGGTGCCCCGCTCGACGTGGTGGACCCGCGATCGACGGCGCGTAGCGCGTACCGGGTGGACTCGTTCGTGGCGGGGCCGTACGACGGCTACTGCACGACCTCGACGATGGGTGCCGGGGCCGGGGTGCAGTTGCTGCTCACCCCGCCGGCGGCCCGCCGGATTCTCGGGGTGCCGCTGGGTGAGCTGGCCAACCGGGCGGTGCCGGTGGACCGGCTCCCCGACCCCTGGCTCGACCGGCTGCGGATCCGGCTGGCCGAGGCACCGGACTGGCCCCGCCGGTTCGCCCTGCTCGACACGGCGCTCGGCGCCCGGCTGGCGGTCACCGACCCGATCGACCCGCGCCTCGATCGAGCCTGGGGCCTGCTCACCGGTTCGGCCGGTCGGATCGGCATCGGTGGGTTGGCCGACGAGGTGGGGTGGAGTCGTCGGCACCTCTCCGCGCGGTTCGGTCGGGAGCTCGGGTTTCCCCCGAAGGCCACCGCCCGTCTGTTGCGCTTCCAGCGGGCGTACGCGGCACTGGGTCGGGAGCTCGTGCTGCGTCCCACGTCGGTCGAGGCGGACCCTCCCGGGCCGGGTGGCTGGGCCGAGTTGGCCGTGCGGTGCGGGTACTACGACCAGTCCCACCTGATCCGGGAGTTCCGGGAGTTCGCCGGGGTGACACCGGCGGCGCTGGGACAGCCCGGTTCCCATTCGTCCAATCCGGGCTGA